The following are encoded in a window of Hippoglossus stenolepis isolate QCI-W04-F060 chromosome 10, HSTE1.2, whole genome shotgun sequence genomic DNA:
- the kif26ab gene encoding kinesin-like protein KIF26A isoform X2, which yields MDWKELAAQKLNLSSKRKKHQPSLLHPQEPSIYPTNFSGILQVSPPPAPPCLLRAVSKVKENPGMGKVKVMMRICPSLEAADSSESQSFLKVDSRKKQLTLYDPASSPPHSSSGHRRSATVAVPKIFAFDAVFTQDASQAEVCSGTVAEVIQSVVNGADGCIFCFGQVKLGKTYTMIGKDSSTQNLGIVPCAISWLFKLITERKEKTGTRFSIRVSAVEIFGKDEELKDLLSEVSSGSLQEGQSQGIHLREDPICGTQLQNQSELRAPTAEKAAFYLDAAITARSTSKPSADEEDRRNSHMLFTLHIYQYRMEKSGKGGMSGGRSRLHLIDLGSCEKVLSKSREGGGGQCLSLNALGNVIMALTNGAKHVPYRDSKLTMLLRESLGNINCRTTMIAHISDSPANYADSLTTIQLASRIHRMRKKKSKYASSSSGGESSCEEGRIRRPPHLRPFHPRTVALDPELPSLLSDPDYSSSSEQSCDTVIYVGPGGTAISDRELSDNEGPPAFVPIIPSLNRRRSTKDGPMDRDQFFKCNTFAELQERLECIDGSEEPTAFVGEGKRSQPSPKTDKSESQGAVSPKTVANISDNPEDLSPKQSPKHATTQPSSSPTSKSKLDTIKRQCIPAERVPPESVQNVCRTSADGEKALVSESQISTNKLSTAAVPNSEPVVREKVFFNKKALPRPAPPPSELRESADNEERSSTRLPPVGMSHQAVKRRDPCTSPLLRGPVEMCQVRSTLRERCLDRDILRATVTLQQPVELNGEDELVFTVVEELSIGSIIDQGRPTSIISFNSDCSLQALASGSRPVSIISSINDEFDAYTSAMGGSEVNIAVATPLQEGAMDSRGSSISSWLSEVSVCTLESEGAHSSDVFLPQAKHMGPEATFYFDSLDMFHCVSSSRDAKNSLNDSGFSFSELDSDSAASSKQSLSKCPPSPESAKGSLRFTSKITKAHSLSSSQLPQAPSIVHSSLPRKIKPTSSISHSSSSSSSSREPQRLEAKQEDPWQRNDNHSEPHFSDSSSTSRFARNPPSGIPSSKTANNSNSVPRPPKVQGSTSSQRVVDGCEKSASKNPPSKMPQLRRGATTLGTVPVIHSFADYKGTQDIVASATSLKFSSLGKNNKANSQKASNLPKPGCISPPPPPVRKSSLDHKTKTLLPQSALKSPYGETGRASGARSAVSEDELDVRPRADSISFKTSSLNTAKVTSSLKARGPRGEAGQHYGSQMSLERCGSLSLSGSRTALSRENSGASLGSNKSNKSIPRFGIPNSSSAPIATCPSSPGGGNTTKSGQVKASVNPRALGAVNNSKARSLSANHSKGLSSSNKSLSNPVSRTTNANLPPSGRTSAPRAAAAVGSKPGRGTIMGTKQAMRAANSRVSELATGNILGKHMRGSGDSDSGNDSGVNVGEDKSTIAMLPSPYSKITAPRRPQRYSSGHGSDNSSVLSGELPPAMGRTALFYHSGGSSGYESMIRDSEATGSASSAHDSMSESGMSTSGRTRGSKYPKKRTNGFQRRRLIPAPLPDTSTLGKKAGTAGQWVDLPPMSGPLKEPFEIKVYEIDDVERLQRRRQEETAEQPFQDVDKGLLYFNSKLKILERRQQQVKDLRAKHEVLLEELEDTKARLMMDPCKWIGEFEVDQSLDKESPEYLEALAQATEELDFCVNLCKSRVMMVTCFDISTSSAPLSCPQEGLREVEV from the exons GAAAGACATACACCATGATCGGCAAAGACAGCTCCACTCAGAACCTCGGCATCGTGCCCTGCGCCATTTCCTGGCTCTTCAAGCTCATCACCGAGCGCAAGGAGAAGACGGGCACGCGCTTCTCCATCCGAGTGTCCGCCGTGGAAATCTTTGGGAAGGACGAGGAGCTGAAGGACCTGCTGTCGGAGGTGTCAAGCGGCAGCCTGCAGGAGGGCCAGTCCCAGGGTATCCACCTGAGAGAGGATCCCATCTGTGGCACTCAG CTCCAGAATCAGAGCGAGCTCCGCGCCCCGACCGCTGAGAAGGCTGCCTTCTACCTGGATGCAGCCATCACCGCGCGCAGCACCAGTAAACCGAGTGCAGATGAGGAGGACCGACGCAACTCCCACATGCTTTTCACCCTGCACATTTACCAGTACCGCATGGAGAAGAGCGGCAAGGGAGGAA TGTCAGGCGGACGGAGCAGGCTGCACCTCATTGACCTGGGGAGTTGTGAAAAGGTCCTGAgtaagagcagagagggaggaggaggccagtgtctctctctgaacGCTCTGGGAAATGTCATCATGGCTTTAACAAATGGAGCAAAGCATGTCCCCTACAG ggacagTAAACTGACAATGCTGTTGAGGGAGTCCCTTGGCAACATCAACTGCAGAACGACCATGATCGCCCACATCTCCGACTCCCCTGCCAACTACGCCGACTCACTCACCACCATCCAGCTGGCATCACGGATCCACCGcatgaggaagaagaaatcCAAG TATGCATCCAGTTCATCTGGAGGGGAGAGCTCTTGTGAGGAAGGGAGGATCCGCCGGCCGCCTCACCTCAGGCCCTTCCACCCTCGGACAGTAGCCCTGGACCCAGAGCTGCCCTCTCTGCTCAGTGACCCGGACTACTCCTCCAGTAGTGAACAGTCCTGTGATACTGTCATTTACGTTGGGCCGGGGGGAACTGCAATCTCAGACAGAGAGCTCAGTGACAATGAAGGCCCCCCTGCTTTTGTTCCAATCATCCCCTCGCTGAATAGGAGGAGGTCTACAAAAGATGGCCCTATGGACAGAGACCAGTTCTTCAAATGCAACACATttgctgagctgcaggagaggcTAGAGTGTATAGACGGCAGTGAAGAACCCACTGCGTTTGTTGGAGAGGGCAAGCGAAGCCAGCCCAGCCCCAAGACTGACAAATCTGAGAGCCAAGGCGCTGTTTCACCAAAGACTGTAGCAAATATTTCTGACAACCCAGAGGACCTCTCACCAAAACAATCTCCAAAACATGCCACCACACAACCATCCAGCAGTCCCACTAGTAAATCTAAACTTGACACTATCAAGAGGCAATGCATACCGGCAGAAAGGGTACCGCCAGAGAGTGTCCAAAATGTATGCAGAACCAGCGCTGATGGTGAGAAGGCCTTGGTTTCTGAAAGCCAGATCAGTACAAACAAACTATCAACCGCTGCAGTGCCAAACTCCGAGCCTGTGGTACGGGAGAAGGTCTTCTTCAACAAGAAAGCCCTGCCAAGGCCGGCTCCACCTCCGTCAGAGCTGAGAGAAAGTGCAGATAATGAAGAAAGATCCAGCACCAGATTGCCGCCTGTGGGAATGAGCCACCAAGCCGTGAAAAGGAGGGATCCTTGCACCTCTCCTTTGCTCAGAGGTCCGGTGGAGATGTGTCAGGTGCGCTCTACCTTGAGGGAGAGGTGTCTGGATCGGGACATTCTCAGAGCCACTGTCACCTTGCAGCAGCCTGTAGAACTAAATGGAGAGGATGAGCTCGTGTTCActgtggtggaggagctgtCTATAGGCAGTATTATAGATCAGGGGCGGCCAACCAGCATTATCAGCTTCAACAGTGACTGCTCCCTTCAAGCCCTGGCCTCCGGCTCCCGACCTGtcagcatcatcagcagcatTAACGATGAATTTGATGCCTACACGTCAGCGATGGGAGGATCAGAGGTGAACATCGCAGTGGCCACACCCCTTCAGGAAGGAGCCATGGATAGCAGGGGTTCATCTATTAGCTCTTGGTTGAGTGAGGTTAGTGTTTGCACCTTGGAGAGCGAAGGGGCTCATTCTTCGGATGTCTTCCTTCCTCAGGCCAAACACATGGGACCAGAGGCCACCTTTTACTTTGATTCCCTGGATATGTTCCATTGTGTATCCTCTTCTAGAGATGCCAAGAACTCCTTAAATGACagtggatttagtttttctgaatTAGACAGTGATAGTGCTGCCTCAAGCAAACAATCTTTGAGTAAGTGTCCCCCATCTCCGGAATCAGCCAAAGGCTCCCTCAGATTCACATCTAAAATAACTAAAGCTCACTCGCTCAGTTCCTCCCAACTTCCACAGGCCCCCTCCATAGTCCACTCTAGTCTACCCAGGAAGATTAAACCTACCTCATCCATCTCTCAtagtagtagcagtagcagcagcagtagagAGCCACAGAGGTTAGAGGCTAAGCAGGAGGATCCATGGCAACGTAACGACAACCACTCCGAACCTCACTTTTCTGactccagcagcaccagcagatTTGCCAGAAACCCCCCTAGTGGTATACCTTCCAGCAAAACagccaacaacagcaacagtgtACCTCGCCCACCAAAGGTGCAGGGGTCTACCTCATCCCAGAGGGTGGTTGATGGCTGTGAGAAGTCAGCCAGCAAGAATCCACCTAGCAAAATGCCTCAGCTAAGACGAGGTGCCACTACCCTGGGGACAGTGCCCGTCATCCATTCCTTCGCAGACTACAAGGGAACCCAAGACATCGTTGCATCTGCCACAAGCCTTAAATTCTCCTCTCTGGGGAAAAACAACAAGGCCAACTCACAGAAAGCGAGTAATCTCCCGAAACCAGGTTGCATCtcgcctcctccccctccagtGAGAAAGTCCAGTCTTGATCATAAAACTAAGACCCTGCTGCCCCAAAGTGCCTTAAAGTCACCATATGGGGAGACAGGAAGGGCCTCTGGAGCAAGGTCAGCTGTATCAGAGGATGAGCTTGACGTACGGCCCAGAGCAGACTCCATCAGTTTCAAAACCTCCAGCCTCAACACAGCCAAAGTTACCTCCAGTCTGAAGGCCAGAGGGCCAAGGGGAGAGGCTGGGCAGCATTATGGCAGTCAAATGTCACTGGAGAGGTGTGGAAGCCTGTCTTTATCGGGTTCAAGAACGGCACTTAGTAGGGAGAATAGTGGGGCAAGTTTAGGGAGCAACAAATCCAACAAGTCCATTCCCAGATTTGGTATTCCTAATTCATCCAGCGCTCCTATAGCTACATGCCCCTCATCCCCAGGTGGAGGGAATACGACCAAATCTGGTCAGGTAAAAGCATCTGTAAATCCCAGAGCATTAGGGGCAGTCAATAACAGCAAGGCCCGCTCGCTGTCGGCCAACCACTCAAAGGGCCTGAGCTCCTCCAACAAATCTTTGTCCAATCCCGTGTCCAGGACTACCAACGCCAACCTCCCTCCATCAGGACGGACATCAGCTCCTCGGGCCGCCGCTGCCGTTGGCAGTAAGCCTGGCAGGGGAACTATCATGGGCACAAAGCAGGCCATGAGGGCTGCCAACAGCCGTGTGAGCGAACTGGCAACAGGCAACATATTAGGAAAGCACATGAGAGGTTCAGGAGATTCAGACAGTGGGAACGACAGTGGGGTGAACGTAGGTGAAGATAAATCTACCATCGCCATGCTGCCCTCCCCATACAGCAAGATCACAGCACCCAGGCGACCTCAGCGCTACAGCAGCGGCCACGGAAGCGACAACAGCAGCGTGCTGAGCGGGGAGCTGCCTCCAGCCATGGGCCGCACGGCCCTGTTCTACcacagcggcggcagcagcggaTACGAGAGCATGATCCGAGACAGTGAAGCCACAGGCAGCGCTTCCTCTGCCCACGACTCCATGAGCGAGAGTGGCATGTCAACGTCCGGCAGAACGAGGGGCTCAAAGTATCCCAAGAAGAGAACAAATG GTTTCCAGAGGAGGCGGCTGATCCCGGCACCCCTGCCAGACACCTCCACCCTGGGGAAGAAAGCTGGCACAGCGGGTCAGTGGGTGGACTTGCCTCCTATGTCTGGACCGCTGAAGGAGCCCTTTGAGATCAAGGTGTATGAGATCGATGATGTGGAACGGCTTCAGAGGCGGCGTCAGGAGGAAACCGCAGAG CAACCATTCCAGGATGTTGACAAG GGCCTGCTGTATTTCAACAGTAAGCTGAAAATACTGGAGAGAAGGCAACAGCAAGTGAAGGACCTGAGAGCAAAGCATGAGGTGTTGTTGGAGGAGCTGGAAGACACAAAGGCCCGGTTGATGATGGACCCCTGCAAGTGGATAGGAGAGT TTGAGGTGGACCAGAGTTTGGATAAAGAGTCTCCTGAGTATCTGGAGGCCCTGGCACAGGCCACTGAGGAGCTGGATTTCTGCGTCAACCTATGCAAGTCCCGCGTCATGATGGTGACCTGCTTCGACATCAGCACGTCGTCGGCGCCGTTGTCTTGCCCGCAGGAGGGACTGCGTGAAGTTGAAGTGTGA